In Candidatus Syntrophoarchaeum caldarius, one DNA window encodes the following:
- a CDS encoding DNA topoisomerase I: MRYIITEKHNTAKRISEILSGGKAKQKRIKGANLFYINEDLAVIGLSGHIIGVDFPPQYSRWEEVDAASLVNAEIVTTPLNDKIISLLKEIAPEADEVTIATDFDREGELIGLEALKIIKEQNESVRVNRARYSAITKQEIEKAFSNLVELDYNLAHSAETRQIIDLVWGASLTRFISLVSRSLGSNFLSAGRVQSPTLALLVDREREIESFVPTPYWEIHAKFDGFEAKHAKNRFLEHDEVEKCLKKLEGAKEGRVTDIKKKKKVDRPPIPFNTTEFLRAASSIGFSAANAMRIAETLYVNGFISYPRTDNTVYPESIDLRGIVALFKKGVFKEEAKKLLAKNELKPSRGKKETTDHPPIYPVSYVAKSDLKEDEWKIYELVVRRFFATLAEPAQWLTMGVKIDIKDEPFKVNGAIIEEYGWRAFYPYLKIEERILPQLSVGDLLNLIEIAVLEKETKPPSRYGQGRLIKKMEELGLGTKSTRHETISKLYSRAYIVGNPMKPTRKAYGVIDALEKYASMITDPEMTRMLEEAMDRIADGNVSEEEIIGESRKILNQIFEDLKSNEEAIATTIKEGMRADMVVGECPDCGKELIIRRSRRGSRFVGCSGYPDCTYSLPLPKTGKIIVTGEVCKEHGNMSKLRIINKGKRPWDLGCPLCNFMAWQDSKKKENDETNHDEGGN; this comes from the coding sequence ATGCGATATATCATAACAGAGAAGCACAATACCGCAAAGCGAATATCAGAGATCTTATCTGGGGGTAAAGCAAAGCAGAAGCGTATAAAGGGTGCGAATCTCTTCTATATCAATGAAGATCTTGCTGTTATCGGACTTAGCGGGCATATCATTGGTGTGGACTTTCCACCGCAGTACAGCAGATGGGAGGAGGTCGATGCGGCGTCTCTGGTTAATGCCGAGATCGTCACAACGCCACTAAATGACAAGATCATCTCACTTCTGAAGGAGATTGCGCCAGAGGCTGATGAGGTTACGATCGCAACAGACTTTGATCGGGAAGGCGAACTCATTGGACTTGAGGCGCTTAAGATCATAAAAGAACAGAATGAGTCGGTTAGAGTGAATCGCGCACGTTACAGTGCGATCACAAAACAGGAGATTGAGAAAGCGTTCTCGAACCTCGTCGAACTTGATTATAACCTCGCTCACTCAGCAGAGACACGTCAGATTATCGATCTGGTCTGGGGTGCATCACTTACGAGATTTATCTCGCTTGTATCGCGTTCGCTTGGGTCAAACTTCCTCTCAGCAGGGAGGGTTCAGTCGCCCACACTTGCACTGCTTGTGGATCGTGAGCGGGAGATCGAGTCGTTTGTTCCCACACCATACTGGGAAATTCATGCAAAATTCGATGGATTTGAGGCAAAACACGCAAAGAACAGATTTCTCGAGCATGATGAGGTTGAAAAATGCCTGAAAAAGCTTGAAGGTGCAAAGGAGGGGCGAGTAACCGATATTAAAAAGAAGAAGAAGGTTGATCGCCCGCCAATACCGTTCAACACAACGGAGTTCCTTCGTGCTGCAAGTTCAATCGGATTTTCAGCCGCAAATGCGATGAGAATAGCTGAAACGCTCTATGTGAACGGTTTTATCTCATATCCACGAACCGATAACACGGTGTATCCAGAGAGCATCGACCTCAGAGGTATCGTAGCCCTCTTTAAGAAGGGTGTATTCAAGGAAGAGGCGAAAAAGCTTCTTGCGAAGAACGAACTTAAACCATCACGCGGCAAGAAAGAGACGACCGATCATCCCCCGATCTATCCGGTATCCTATGTAGCGAAATCAGATCTGAAAGAGGACGAATGGAAGATTTATGAGCTTGTTGTCAGGCGCTTCTTTGCAACACTCGCAGAGCCTGCACAATGGCTTACGATGGGCGTTAAGATCGATATAAAGGATGAACCATTCAAGGTAAACGGTGCAATTATCGAAGAATATGGATGGCGAGCATTTTATCCATATTTGAAGATCGAAGAGCGCATCCTGCCTCAACTTTCAGTTGGTGATCTGCTCAACCTGATCGAGATTGCTGTGCTCGAAAAGGAGACAAAGCCACCATCCCGCTATGGCCAGGGGCGACTTATCAAGAAGATGGAGGAACTCGGGCTTGGAACAAAAAGTACAAGGCATGAAACGATCTCAAAGTTGTATTCAAGGGCTTATATTGTTGGGAATCCAATGAAACCAACCAGAAAGGCTTATGGCGTGATTGATGCCCTTGAAAAGTATGCTTCGATGATCACAGATCCAGAAATGACTCGTATGCTTGAAGAAGCGATGGATAGAATTGCAGATGGCAATGTGAGTGAAGAAGAGATCATCGGAGAGTCACGAAAGATTTTAAATCAGATATTTGAGGACCTGAAATCGAATGAAGAGGCGATTGCAACAACAATCAAAGAAGGTATGAGGGCCGACATGGTCGTTGGAGAATGTCCAGACTGTGGAAAGGAACTTATAATTCGCAGATCAAGGAGAGGATCAAGGTTCGTTGGCTGCTCTGGTTATCCTGATTGTACTTATTCTCTGCCCCTACCAAAGACAGGTAAAATAATCGTAACAGGCGAGGTCTGTAAGGAACACGGCAATATGAGTAAATTGAGGATCATAAATAAGGGAAAACGTCCATGGGATCTTGGATGCCCACTCTGCAACTTCATGGCATGGCAGGATTCAAAGAAGAAAGAAAATGATGAGACGAACCACGATGAAGGGGGTAACTGA